The following are encoded together in the Drosophila takahashii strain IR98-3 E-12201 chromosome X, DtakHiC1v2, whole genome shotgun sequence genome:
- the LOC108062301 gene encoding NEDD8 ultimate buster 1: MSNLDNIFIQVRARLQSEGVKLWEEPYYSEDLGSIEGALENLAKDYSRVMGFDVCRCKFILTELQENALRKLAARREFSSTGVATFKVRRIDKHSGTTMLDIKCDLNSLGSDLQAVIADRLQLPRAEHVKCIAAGRMVAANATLADQLLRNNQQLMVVVGDGGNAGEALYERINRVKADVQAVVSSQNRLIEMEDQNGSPVFLPPAENRALLLGLGFCEKARAAMLREDFEEGLLLLLEADESFATCDSQFLESVDNYALLNLDIVWCYLCLKNVTQLPDAERRLAICGRNFRRSYGENFERLYALKGKACPERALIMRLQLLQGVVMFHQNRRDEAFERFEAANILLRELKINGDQLALLVEMGFEAQESRLALRSCSGDSNIEAAVQFIQERRQQLKDARKQSKAERALQRRLMRTDGNDCDWVNPRSVCTLTEMGFEAGLATAALKRSKNDLAKAVELLQTEAEVLRAALPRNSVASDQDKLAQLLQLGFNEANSRVALENASNNMERAIECLLRAFQSEEELRETIERVGRLAFDGPSTSSASTAPPSPIIEAVLKHARSEIETYQAYERFNADISQNDMDYLDLPLVQEEKVLQEYLGLLQQ, from the exons ATGTCGAATCTGGACAACATATTCATCCAGGTCCGGGCACGCCTCCAATCCGAGGGCGTTAAGCTCTGGGAGGAACCCTACTATTCCGAGGATCTTGGCAGCATAGAGGGCGCTCTGGAG AACCTGGCCAAGGACTACTCCCGCGTCATGGGCTTCGATGTGTGCCGCTGCAAGTTCATCCTGACGGAGCTGCAGGAGAATGCGCTCCGCAAGCTGGCCGCCCGGCGGGAGTTCAGCTCCACAGGAGTGGCCACTTTCAAGGTGCGTCGCATCGACAAGCACAGCGGCACCACCATGCTGGACATCAAGTGCGACTTGAACTCCCTGGGCTCCGATCTTCAGGCGGTCATAGCCGACAGGCTGCAGCTTCCGAGGGCCGAGCACGTCAAGTGCATTGCAGCCGGCAGAATGGTGGCCGCCAATGCCACGCTGGCTGACCAGCTGCTGCGGAACAACCAGCAGTTGATGGTGGTCGTGGGCGATGGTGGCAATGCCGGCGAAGCCCTCTACGAGCGGATCAATCGAGTGAAGGCCGACGTGCAGGCAGTGGTCTCCTCGCAGAATCGTCTCATCGAG ATGGAGGACCAGAACGGCAGCCCCGTCTTCCTGCCACCCGCCGAGAATCGCGCCCTGCTCCTGGGCCTGGGTTTCTGCGAGAAGGCCCGTGCGGCCATGCTGCGCGAGGATTTCGAGGAGGGCCTGCTCCTCCTTCTGGAGGCCGACGAGTCCTTCGCCACCTGCGACTCGCAGTTTCTCGAGTCCGTGGACAACTATGCCCTGCTCAATCTGGACATCGTCTGGTGCTATCTCTGCCTGAAGAACGTGACCCAGCTGCCGGATGCCGAGCGTCGGCTGGCCATCTGCGGGCGCAACTTCCGGCGCAGCTATGGCGAGAACTTCGAGCGACTGTACGCCCTGAAGGGCAAGGCCTGCCCCGAAAGGGCGCTCATTATgcggctgcagctgctccaggGCGTGGTGATGTTCCACCAGAATCGCCGCGACGAGGCCTTCGAGCGCTTCGAAGCGGCCAATATTCTGCTGAGGGAGCTCAAGATCAACGGCGACCAGTTGGCTCTCCTCGTGGAGATGGGCTTCGAGGCCCAGGAGTCGCGGCTGGCGCTGCGCTCCTGTTCGGGCGACAGCAACATCGAGGCGGCCGTGCAGTTCATCCAGGAGCGGCGTCAGCAGCTCAAGGATGCCCGCAAGCAGTCGAAGGCGGAGCGGGCCCTGCAGCGCCGCCTGATGCGCACCGATGGCAACGATTGCGACTGGGTGAATCCGCGCAGTGTCTGCACGCTCACTGAAATGGGTTTCGAGGCGGGACTGGCAACGGCAGCCTTGAAGCGCTCCAAAAATGATCTGGCCAAGGCG GTGGAACTGCTGCAGACCGAGGCCGAGGTGCTGCGTGCCGCCCTGCCCCGCAACAGTGTCGCCAGCGACCAGGACAAGCTGGCCCAGCTGCTCCAGCTGGGCTTCAACGAGGCCAACTCGCGCGTGGCCCTCGAGAACGCCTCGAACAACATGGAGCGGGCCATCGAGTGCCTGCTGCGCGCCTTTCAGAGCGAGGAGGAGCTGAGGGAGACCATAGAGCGTGTTGGCCGCCTGGCCTTCGATGGCCCATCCAcctcgagtgcctcgactgcTCCGCCATCGCCCATCATCGAGGCGGTGCTGAAGCATGCTCGCTCCGAGATCGAGACCTACCAGGCCTACGAGCGCTTCAACGCGGACATCAGCCAGAATGACATGGACTACCTGGACTTGCCGCTGGTGCAGGAGGAGAAGGTCCTGCAGGAGTATCTGGGCCTGCTGCAGCAGTAG